A region from the Streptomyces sp. 3214.6 genome encodes:
- a CDS encoding C40 family peptidase produces the protein MSGRLLRLACTVSTATLAAQAVLAPGLAAAVTEPPEPGERTVTASPTPEPDEPPAAEAETPETDERTAAELLVELQRLYREVERATEAFNTTDEQLGRRRAETGRLDAELAKARLSLHDSRGAAGRLARQQYQGSTGISPYVRLLLARDPQHALDQGHVIGRLARERAETVGRLESGERKADGLARRARAALDDQLTLAERAKKERDDVRRRLDDVEELLASLTTEQLTALAELEKKSIAQAQKKLTTPGAPGAPGALDVSGALDVSDAPGALGALGALGASGAPGASGAPRTSGAAGAAGAPGTTSAPGVLGVLGVEWGPSAEGARAVRYAVGQIGKPYEWGAEGPRSYDCSGLTSEAWGHAGTTIPRTSEEQWARLTRIPLTRLRPGDLVIYFPEATHVAMYLGGGMVIQAPRTGEKVKVTSIAAQPVLGAVRPDPEGKPLGRYEPPRIRQAPATDVR, from the coding sequence GTGTCAGGAAGACTGCTGCGTCTGGCCTGTACGGTCTCGACGGCGACGCTCGCCGCACAGGCCGTCCTGGCCCCCGGACTCGCCGCGGCCGTAACGGAGCCACCGGAGCCGGGCGAACGGACGGTGACCGCGTCGCCGACCCCGGAGCCGGACGAACCGCCGGCCGCCGAGGCGGAGACGCCGGAAACCGATGAGCGCACCGCGGCCGAGCTGCTGGTGGAGCTTCAGCGGCTGTATCGGGAGGTCGAGCGGGCGACCGAGGCCTTCAACACCACCGACGAGCAGCTCGGACGGCGGCGGGCCGAGACCGGGCGGCTGGACGCCGAGCTGGCCAAGGCCCGGCTCTCCCTGCACGACAGCCGGGGCGCGGCCGGACGGCTGGCCCGCCAGCAGTACCAGGGCAGCACCGGCATCTCCCCCTACGTACGGCTGTTGCTCGCCCGCGATCCGCAACACGCCCTCGACCAAGGGCATGTGATCGGCCGGCTGGCGCGCGAGCGGGCGGAGACGGTGGGGCGGCTGGAGAGCGGCGAACGCAAGGCCGACGGGCTGGCGCGCAGGGCCCGCGCCGCGCTCGACGACCAACTCACCCTCGCCGAGCGCGCGAAGAAGGAGCGGGACGACGTTCGCCGGCGCCTCGACGACGTCGAGGAACTCCTCGCCTCCCTCACGACCGAGCAGCTCACCGCCCTCGCCGAGCTGGAGAAGAAGAGCATCGCCCAGGCCCAGAAAAAGCTCACGACACCCGGCGCACCCGGTGCCCCCGGCGCGCTCGATGTGTCCGGTGCGCTCGATGTGTCCGATGCACCCGGTGCACTCGGTGCCCTTGGTGCACTCGGTGCCTCCGGTGCGCCCGGTGCATCCGGTGCGCCCCGTACATCCGGTGCGGCCGGTGCGGCCGGTGCGCCTGGCACAACCAGTGCGCCCGGTGTGCTCGGTGTGCTCGGTGTGGAGTGGGGGCCGTCGGCGGAGGGGGCGCGGGCCGTGCGGTATGCCGTGGGGCAGATCGGCAAGCCGTATGAATGGGGTGCCGAGGGCCCGAGGTCGTACGACTGCTCAGGGCTGACGTCCGAGGCCTGGGGGCACGCCGGGACGACGATCCCCCGCACCAGCGAGGAGCAGTGGGCGCGGCTGACGAGGATCCCGCTGACGCGGCTGCGCCCCGGCGACCTGGTGATCTACTTCCCTGAGGCCACCCACGTGGCGATGTACCTGGGCGGGGGCATGGTGATCCAGGCGCCGAGGACGGGCGAGAAGGTCAAGGTGACTTCGATCGCGGCCCAGCCGGTGCTCGGGGCCGTACGGCCTGACCCGGAGGGGAAGCCGCTGGGCCGCTACGAGCCGCCACGGATTCGTCAGGCTCCGGCGACCGATGTCAGGTAG
- a CDS encoding AurF N-oxygenase family protein has product MTSLTDADALDGLRDALGLLKGREQVAERLLASSAKHSFDPDKELDWDAPFEEGKWFWPPELVSLYDTPMWRRMSEEQRILLSQHEAAALASLGIWFEIILMQLLVRHIYDKAATSAHVRYALTEIEDECRHSKMFARLISSGGTPWYPVSRAHQNLGRLFKTISTTPGSFTATLLGEEVLDWMQRLTFPDERVQPLIRGVTRIHVVEEARHVRYAREELRRQMMTAPRWSQEFTRVTSGEFARVFSVAFVNPDVYTNVGLDRRAAMAQVQASGHRREIMQTGAKRLTDFLDDIGVLRGVGRRLWRSSGLLA; this is encoded by the coding sequence ATGACGAGCCTCACCGATGCCGATGCGCTGGACGGGCTGCGGGACGCGCTGGGCCTGCTCAAGGGGCGGGAGCAGGTGGCCGAGCGGCTGCTCGCGTCCTCCGCCAAGCACTCTTTCGACCCGGACAAGGAGCTGGACTGGGACGCGCCCTTCGAGGAGGGCAAGTGGTTCTGGCCTCCCGAGCTCGTGTCGCTGTACGACACGCCGATGTGGCGGCGGATGAGCGAGGAGCAGCGGATCCTGCTGTCGCAGCACGAGGCCGCCGCGCTCGCCTCGCTCGGCATCTGGTTCGAGATCATCCTCATGCAACTGCTCGTCCGGCACATCTACGACAAGGCGGCGACGAGCGCGCACGTACGGTACGCGCTGACCGAGATCGAGGACGAGTGCCGGCACTCGAAGATGTTCGCCCGGCTGATCTCGTCCGGTGGCACCCCCTGGTACCCGGTGAGCCGCGCCCACCAGAACCTGGGGCGGCTGTTCAAGACGATCTCCACGACCCCCGGCTCCTTCACCGCGACCCTGCTCGGCGAGGAGGTCCTGGACTGGATGCAGCGGCTGACCTTCCCCGACGAGCGGGTCCAGCCGCTGATCAGGGGCGTCACCCGGATCCACGTCGTGGAGGAGGCCCGACACGTGCGGTACGCCCGCGAGGAGCTGCGCCGGCAGATGATGACCGCGCCGAGGTGGTCGCAGGAGTTCACCAGGGTCACGTCGGGCGAGTTCGCCCGGGTGTTCTCCGTCGCCTTCGTGAACCCCGACGTCTATACGAACGTCGGCCTGGACAGGCGTGCGGCGATGGCACAGGTGCAGGCCAGCGGGCACCGCAGGGAGATCATGCAGACGGGAGCGAAGCGGCTCACGGACTTCCTGGACGACATCGGCGTGCTCCGGGGGGTCGGGCGGCGGCTGTGGCGGTCCTCGGGGCTGCTGGCGTGA
- a CDS encoding styrene monooxygenase/indole monooxygenase family protein — protein MRKILVVGAGQSGLQLALGLQSHGYEVTLMSNRTADEIRSGRVMSTQCMFHTALQHERDLQLNFWEQQAPKIGGLGVSVAAPGSHDPGPTQRAIDWVGRLDGYAQSVDQRVKMAGWMEMFAQRGGQLVIHGAAVSDLDYFSRAYDLVLVSAGKGELVQMFGRDPQRSPYGEPQRALAVSYVHGLGPRPEHPDLEAVRCNLVPGVGELFVMPTLTTSGRADILFWEGIPGGPLDAFNGVKDPAEHLSLTLELMEKFTPWEYARATKAELTDAGGTLSGRYAPTVRNPVGRLPGGGLVLGVADVVVANDPITGQGSNSASKCAAAYLASILEQGEKEFDEEWMQATFDRYWETAQHVTKWTNAMLAPPPEHIVNLLGAAGQLPPVADRFANAFNDPADFENFFYEPDKTAAYLTSVAGA, from the coding sequence ATGCGGAAGATACTCGTCGTCGGAGCCGGCCAGTCCGGTCTCCAGCTCGCCCTCGGCCTCCAGTCGCACGGGTACGAGGTCACCCTGATGTCGAACCGGACCGCGGACGAGATCCGCTCCGGCCGGGTCATGTCGACACAGTGCATGTTCCACACCGCCCTGCAGCACGAGCGCGACCTCCAGCTGAACTTCTGGGAGCAGCAGGCCCCGAAGATCGGAGGCCTCGGCGTCTCGGTCGCGGCCCCCGGCTCGCACGACCCGGGCCCGACGCAGCGCGCGATCGACTGGGTGGGCCGCCTCGACGGGTACGCGCAGTCCGTCGACCAGCGGGTGAAGATGGCGGGTTGGATGGAGATGTTCGCCCAGCGCGGCGGCCAGCTCGTCATCCACGGCGCGGCGGTCTCCGACCTCGACTACTTCTCCCGCGCCTACGACCTGGTCCTGGTCTCGGCCGGCAAGGGCGAGCTCGTCCAGATGTTCGGCCGCGACCCGCAGCGCTCCCCCTACGGCGAGCCGCAGCGCGCCCTCGCCGTCTCCTACGTCCACGGCCTGGGCCCGCGCCCGGAGCACCCGGACCTGGAGGCGGTCCGCTGCAACCTCGTGCCCGGCGTCGGCGAGCTCTTCGTCATGCCGACGCTCACCACCTCCGGTCGCGCCGACATCCTCTTCTGGGAGGGCATACCCGGCGGCCCGCTGGACGCCTTCAACGGCGTCAAGGACCCGGCGGAACACCTCTCCCTGACCCTGGAGCTCATGGAGAAGTTCACGCCCTGGGAGTACGCGCGGGCCACCAAGGCCGAACTGACCGACGCCGGCGGCACGCTGTCCGGCCGCTACGCGCCCACCGTGCGCAACCCCGTCGGCCGGCTGCCCGGCGGCGGCCTGGTGCTCGGCGTCGCCGACGTCGTCGTCGCGAACGACCCGATCACCGGGCAGGGCTCCAACTCGGCGTCCAAGTGCGCCGCCGCGTATCTCGCGTCGATCCTCGAGCAGGGGGAGAAGGAGTTCGACGAGGAGTGGATGCAGGCCACCTTCGACCGGTACTGGGAGACGGCTCAGCACGTCACCAAGTGGACCAACGCGATGCTGGCGCCGCCGCCGGAGCACATCGTCAACCTACTGGGCGCGGCCGGGCAGCTGCCGCCCGTGGCTGATCGTTTCGCCAACGCCTTCAACGACCCGGCCGACTTCGAGAACTTCTTCTACGAGCCCGACAAGACGGCCGCCTACCTGACATCGGTCGCCGGAGCCTGA
- a CDS encoding DUF742 domain-containing protein — MSAAAPQPPQPARQQLPVRGGDRKPARVRPYSLTGGRTRFGHLLLVETFVAALEAPEERRELTNGSLKSTVMPELRAIVELCRRMRTVAEIAALLKMPLGVVRVLLSDLADQGRIRVYGTGTAHGTGRPDRALLERVLSGLRRL, encoded by the coding sequence ATGAGCGCCGCCGCCCCGCAGCCGCCGCAGCCCGCCAGGCAGCAACTCCCCGTCCGTGGCGGCGACCGCAAGCCGGCCCGCGTGCGCCCCTACTCGCTCACCGGCGGCCGCACCCGCTTCGGACACCTCCTGCTGGTGGAGACCTTCGTGGCGGCCCTCGAAGCCCCGGAGGAGCGTCGTGAGCTGACGAATGGTTCCCTCAAGTCCACGGTCATGCCGGAACTGCGGGCCATCGTCGAACTGTGCCGCCGTATGCGCACGGTGGCGGAGATCGCCGCGCTGCTGAAGATGCCGCTCGGCGTGGTCCGGGTGCTCCTCAGCGACCTCGCGGACCAGGGAAGGATCCGTGTGTACGGCACCGGTACCGCTCACGGTACGGGCCGTCCCGACCGCGCTCTGCTGGAAAGGGTGCTGAGTGGACTCCGTCGTCTCTGA
- a CDS encoding GTP-binding protein yields MDSVVSDAARGVSPFVEPEPDETLQPWQTDRTRAPIATKIVVAGGFGVGKTTLVGTVSEIEPLQTEALMTEASEETDDLTGTPEKTTTTVAMDYGRLTLDDDLVLYLFGTPGQQRFWFMWDDLVRGAIGAVVLADTRRLKDCFPALDYFESCGLPYVVAVNHFDGSELFEPEDVREALTIPAHIPVMIMDARRRISVIETLLALVGHALDETPE; encoded by the coding sequence GTGGACTCCGTCGTCTCTGACGCCGCTCGTGGCGTCTCCCCGTTCGTCGAGCCCGAGCCCGACGAGACGTTGCAGCCCTGGCAGACGGACCGCACCCGGGCCCCCATCGCCACCAAGATCGTGGTGGCGGGCGGCTTCGGCGTCGGCAAGACCACCCTCGTCGGCACCGTCTCGGAGATCGAGCCCCTCCAGACGGAGGCGCTGATGACCGAGGCCAGCGAGGAGACCGACGACCTCACCGGTACCCCGGAGAAGACCACCACCACGGTCGCCATGGACTACGGCCGTCTCACGCTCGACGACGACCTGGTGCTCTACCTGTTCGGCACGCCGGGCCAGCAGCGGTTCTGGTTCATGTGGGACGACCTGGTGCGCGGCGCGATCGGCGCCGTCGTCCTGGCCGACACCCGCCGCCTGAAGGACTGCTTCCCCGCGCTGGACTACTTCGAGAGCTGCGGACTGCCGTACGTCGTCGCCGTCAACCACTTCGACGGCAGCGAGCTGTTCGAGCCGGAGGACGTGCGGGAGGCGCTGACGATCCCCGCGCACATACCTGTCATGATCATGGACGCGCGGCGCCGGATCTCGGTGATCGAGACTCTGCTGGCCCTGGTGGGCCACGCGCTCGACGAAACCCCCGAGTAA
- a CDS encoding DUF3291 domain-containing protein has translation MTDAAAFQLAQVNLARLKFPLDSPELKDFVDALDPVNADADGADGFVWRLQSEDGDATGIEVFGDAWLIVNMSVWRDADALTAYMYQGRHREMLARRREWFERVAEAMATLWWVPAGHRPTVAEAESRLLHLRANGPTPYAFTLRTSFPPQGAQPVVLTVPEDLGCSV, from the coding sequence ATGACTGACGCAGCCGCCTTCCAACTCGCCCAGGTCAACCTCGCCCGCCTCAAGTTCCCTTTGGACTCACCCGAGTTGAAGGACTTCGTCGACGCCCTCGACCCGGTCAACGCCGACGCCGACGGGGCCGACGGCTTCGTCTGGCGCCTCCAGTCGGAGGACGGCGACGCGACCGGCATCGAGGTCTTCGGCGACGCCTGGCTGATCGTCAACATGTCGGTGTGGCGGGACGCCGACGCGCTGACGGCGTACATGTACCAGGGCCGGCACCGCGAGATGCTCGCGCGTCGGAGGGAGTGGTTCGAGCGGGTGGCGGAGGCGATGGCGACGCTGTGGTGGGTGCCGGCCGGCCACCGGCCGACGGTCGCGGAGGCCGAGTCCCGCCTCCTCCATCTGCGTGCGAACGGCCCGACGCCGTACGCCTTCACCCTGCGCACGTCGTTCCCGCCGCAGGGGGCGCAGCCGGTGGTGCTCACGGTCCCGGAGGACCTGGGCTGCTCGGTCTAG
- a CDS encoding SH3 domain-containing protein produces the protein MSVRSALTRLAIVTAAGALAATATITPALAGDGDDDWGDNSSTSGNSNGTNFGAQGDDPQNWQNQGGGDGGGGGNQGGGGNQGGGQGGGGGGNQGGGGGGHNQGGGGGGQNQGGGGGGQNQGGGGGGQNNGQNNGQNNGQNNGQNHGQSNNGQNNNGNGNWQSGGGNNGQGGGDGGGGDGGWQSGGGGDGGDWQSGNHDNDNDNDNDFRRFRGRVTADELLLRSKPTRASEVIRVAHRGEIVSIFCKTSGQEVQGDRLWYLLTDGTWAWGAARFIETIGTKPRWC, from the coding sequence ATGTCCGTGCGCTCCGCTCTCACCCGTCTCGCCATAGTGACCGCAGCAGGCGCACTCGCCGCCACCGCGACCATCACCCCCGCCCTCGCCGGCGACGGGGACGACGACTGGGGCGACAACAGCAGCACCAGCGGCAACAGCAACGGCACCAACTTCGGCGCCCAGGGGGACGACCCACAGAACTGGCAGAACCAGGGCGGCGGGGACGGCGGGGGCGGCGGCAACCAAGGCGGCGGGGGCAACCAGGGCGGGGGTCAGGGGGGTGGGGGCGGCGGCAACCAGGGTGGTGGGGGCGGCGGCCACAACCAGGGTGGTGGGGGCGGCGGTCAGAACCAGGGTGGTGGGGGCGGCGGTCAGAACCAGGGTGGTGGGGGCGGCGGTCAGAACAACGGCCAGAACAACGGCCAGAACAACGGCCAGAACAATGGTCAGAACCACGGCCAGAGCAACAACGGTCAGAACAACAACGGAAACGGGAACTGGCAATCCGGCGGGGGCAACAACGGGCAGGGCGGCGGTGACGGCGGCGGCGGTGACGGCGGCTGGCAGTCGGGTGGTGGTGGCGACGGCGGCGACTGGCAGTCCGGGAACCACGACAACGACAACGACAACGACAACGACTTCCGCCGTTTCCGCGGGCGCGTCACCGCCGACGAGTTGCTCCTGCGGAGCAAGCCGACCCGCGCCAGCGAGGTGATCCGGGTCGCCCACCGCGGGGAGATCGTCTCGATCTTCTGCAAGACGTCCGGCCAGGAGGTCCAGGGCGACCGCCTGTGGTACCTGCTCACGGACGGTACCTGGGCCTGGGGCGCGGCGCGCTTCATCGAGACCATCGGGACGAAGCCGCGCTGGTGCTGA
- a CDS encoding roadblock/LC7 domain-containing protein, whose protein sequence is MTAPSTFGLSSEARNLHWLLTNLVEEVPGIQSVAVVSSDGLLLLSSDPGRNDEARQSREIKPSGPRGSSADLATIVSGIGSLTLGAAKLIAFGGVKHTMVAMDEGSLFVMSISDGSLLGVHGSADCDMSVVAYHMALFVGRAGHVLTPELRSELRQSLESTTTGIVR, encoded by the coding sequence TTGACCGCGCCCAGTACCTTCGGACTGAGCAGTGAAGCCCGTAACCTGCACTGGCTGTTGACCAACCTCGTGGAGGAAGTACCCGGCATCCAGTCCGTCGCCGTCGTCTCCTCCGACGGCCTGCTCCTGCTCTCCTCGGACCCAGGCCGTAACGACGAGGCACGCCAGTCCCGCGAGATCAAACCGTCCGGCCCACGCGGCTCATCCGCCGACCTCGCCACCATCGTCTCCGGCATCGGCAGCCTCACCCTCGGCGCCGCCAAGCTCATCGCCTTCGGCGGGGTCAAGCACACCATGGTCGCGATGGACGAGGGCAGCCTGTTCGTCATGTCGATCAGCGACGGCTCCCTCCTCGGCGTGCACGGCTCCGCCGACTGCGACATGAGCGTGGTGGCGTACCACATGGCCCTCTTCGTGGGCCGCGCCGGCCACGTCCTGACCCCGGAACTCCGCAGCGAACTACGACAGTCCCTGGAGTCCACGACGACGGGGATCGTCCGATGA
- a CDS encoding penicillin-binding transpeptidase domain-containing protein: MTRHIRRAAVFCALLLAALLVNAARVQVVRSGVYDDNPANRRGSIARYAQPRGDILVGGTPVTGSRDTGEQLRYERTYQDGPLYAPVTGFASQVYGTTFLEHTGDDVLSGSDPLLSPFPLWNDVTHGRPPGGNVVTTLNRRAQWAAYEGLDGRKGAVAAVEPATGRVLALVSSPSYDPGVLSGNDAGAQRAWARLNGDPDRPMLNRAVRQTYPPGSTFKVVTAAAALDAGVITDLDAATDSPDPYRLPGTTTVLTNEGDGCEDAPLRDAFEWSCNTVFAKLGVDTGLARMTRTAQAFGFNDVDVRIPFSVAPSTFDTSLDRAQLALSSIGQYNTRATPLQMAMVAAAVADGGQAHTPYLVERTTRKGGATVATAGSRPSRQVMLPSTARRLRELMEDVVREGTGTNAAIPGAVVGGKTGTAQHGIGNAGIPYAWFVSWAQGERDMEPKVAVAVVVEDGSARRGDITGGGMAAPIARAVMEAVLTS, from the coding sequence GTGACCCGGCACATCCGGCGCGCCGCCGTCTTCTGCGCCCTGCTGCTGGCGGCGCTGCTGGTGAACGCGGCACGCGTCCAGGTCGTCCGGTCCGGTGTCTACGACGACAATCCGGCCAACCGGCGCGGGTCCATCGCCCGTTACGCCCAGCCGCGCGGCGACATCCTGGTCGGCGGGACCCCGGTCACCGGCTCGCGGGACACCGGGGAGCAGCTGCGCTACGAGCGCACGTACCAGGACGGGCCGCTGTACGCGCCGGTGACCGGCTTCGCCTCGCAGGTGTACGGGACGACGTTCCTGGAGCACACCGGGGACGACGTCCTGTCCGGGTCGGATCCGCTGCTCTCGCCGTTCCCGCTGTGGAACGACGTCACGCACGGCCGGCCCCCCGGCGGCAATGTGGTGACGACGCTGAACCGCCGTGCCCAGTGGGCCGCCTACGAGGGGCTGGACGGCCGCAAGGGCGCGGTAGCCGCGGTGGAGCCGGCGACGGGGCGGGTGCTGGCGCTGGTGTCGAGTCCGTCGTACGACCCGGGCGTGCTGTCCGGGAACGACGCCGGGGCGCAGCGGGCCTGGGCGCGGCTCAACGGCGACCCGGACCGGCCGATGCTGAACCGGGCGGTGCGGCAGACGTATCCGCCGGGGTCGACGTTCAAGGTGGTCACCGCGGCGGCGGCGCTGGACGCGGGCGTGATCACGGATCTCGACGCGGCGACCGACTCCCCCGACCCCTATCGGCTGCCCGGGACAACGACGGTCCTCACGAACGAGGGCGACGGCTGTGAGGACGCTCCGCTGCGGGACGCCTTCGAGTGGTCGTGCAACACGGTCTTCGCGAAGCTCGGCGTGGACACCGGGCTGGCCCGGATGACCCGGACGGCACAGGCGTTCGGCTTCAACGACGTGGATGTGCGGATCCCGTTCTCGGTCGCGCCGAGCACCTTCGACACCTCGCTCGACCGGGCGCAGCTGGCGCTGTCCTCGATCGGCCAGTACAACACGCGGGCGACCCCGCTGCAGATGGCGATGGTGGCGGCGGCGGTGGCCGACGGGGGGCAGGCGCACACGCCGTATCTGGTGGAGCGGACGACGCGCAAGGGCGGGGCGACGGTGGCCACGGCCGGTTCCCGTCCGTCCCGTCAGGTGATGTTGCCCTCGACGGCGCGGCGGCTGCGGGAGTTGATGGAGGACGTGGTGCGGGAGGGCACCGGCACGAACGCCGCGATCCCCGGTGCGGTCGTCGGCGGCAAGACCGGCACCGCCCAGCACGGCATCGGCAACGCCGGGATTCCGTATGCCTGGTTCGTGTCGTGGGCGCAGGGCGAGCGGGACATGGAGCCGAAGGTCGCGGTCGCGGTGGTGGTGGAGGACGGGTCCGCGCGCCGCGGAGACATCACCGGGGGCGGGATGGCGGCGCCGATCGCACGGGCGGTGATGGAGGCGGTGCTCACGTCGTGA
- a CDS encoding TetR/AcrR family transcriptional regulator produces MTPAAPAYRRLSVEERRSQLLDAALSLFAHRVPEDVSLDDVAEAAGVSRPLVYRYFPGGKQQLYEAALRSAAEELNHCFDEPRQGPLLPRLARALDRYLTFVARHDAGFSALLQGGSVVETSRTTAIVDGVRRAAAEHIYSHLGVADPGPRLRMTVRMWITAVEAASLIWLDEDKQPPADELRDWLVDQFVAVLTVTAARDAQTAELIRGALAAET; encoded by the coding sequence ATGACCCCCGCCGCCCCCGCCTACCGGCGCCTCAGCGTCGAGGAGCGCCGTAGTCAGCTGCTCGACGCCGCGCTCTCGCTCTTCGCGCACCGCGTCCCCGAGGACGTCTCGCTGGACGACGTGGCGGAGGCCGCCGGGGTGTCCCGGCCGCTCGTCTACCGGTACTTCCCGGGCGGAAAGCAGCAGCTCTACGAGGCCGCGCTGCGCTCCGCCGCCGAGGAACTGAACCACTGCTTCGACGAGCCCCGCCAGGGCCCTCTCCTCCCCCGCCTGGCCCGCGCCCTCGACCGCTACCTCACCTTCGTCGCCCGCCACGACGCCGGCTTCAGCGCCCTGCTCCAAGGCGGCAGCGTCGTCGAGACCTCCCGGACGACGGCCATCGTGGACGGCGTACGACGGGCCGCCGCCGAGCACATCTACAGCCACCTGGGGGTCGCCGATCCCGGGCCGCGGCTCCGGATGACCGTACGGATGTGGATCACCGCGGTGGAGGCGGCCTCCCTCATCTGGCTCGACGAGGACAAGCAGCCGCCCGCCGACGAGCTGCGGGACTGGCTGGTGGACCAGTTCGTCGCCGTCCTCACGGTGACCGCGGCGCGGGACGCGCAGACCGCCGAGCTGATCCGGGGTGCGCTGGCCGCGGAGACCTGA
- a CDS encoding FtsW/RodA/SpoVE family cell cycle protein produces MTKAGVGAAATLVAADAPAPAVGLPRRRGVELALIVLAVLLSVYGYCAVGLAKSGTVPPGAAGYGAGLGVLALLAHLAVRWRAPCADPLLLPIGVLLNGIGLVLIYRLDLETPGDRAAPTQLVWSTLGVALFIVVVVALRDHRVLQRYAYVCVVGALALLALPILFPAVNGARIWIRIAGFSIQPGEFAKVLLAVFFAAYLAANRTALAYAGRTIWRFRRMQLPTGRVLGPIVAIWLLSVGVLVLERDLGTSLLFFGLFVVMLYVATGRTGWIAVGLLLASLGAVAVGRLEPHVHSRVEDWLHPFASIEAGQGPNQLAQSLFSFAAGGVLGTGLGLGHSILIGFAAKSDFILATAGEELGLAGLTALFLLYGLLVERGYRAGLSLRDPFGRLLATGLASIVALQVFVIAGGVTGLIPLTGMAMPFLAQGGSSVVTNWAIVALLIRVSDSARRPYAQQFEKSVHEAVAVPADKSPRRSG; encoded by the coding sequence ATGACGAAAGCCGGAGTCGGAGCGGCGGCCACCCTGGTGGCGGCCGACGCCCCCGCCCCCGCGGTCGGCCTCCCCCGGCGCCGTGGCGTCGAGCTCGCCCTCATCGTCCTGGCCGTCCTGCTCTCCGTGTACGGCTACTGCGCCGTCGGCCTCGCGAAGAGCGGCACCGTCCCTCCCGGCGCCGCCGGTTACGGCGCCGGGCTCGGCGTGCTCGCGCTGCTGGCGCATCTCGCCGTGCGGTGGCGGGCGCCCTGCGCCGACCCGCTCCTGCTGCCCATCGGCGTGCTGCTCAACGGGATCGGCCTGGTGCTGATCTACCGGCTCGACCTGGAGACGCCGGGCGACCGGGCGGCGCCCACACAACTGGTGTGGTCCACGCTCGGCGTGGCCCTGTTCATCGTGGTCGTGGTCGCGCTGCGCGATCACCGGGTGCTCCAGCGGTACGCGTACGTGTGCGTGGTCGGGGCGCTCGCCCTTCTCGCCCTGCCGATCCTGTTCCCGGCCGTGAACGGCGCCCGCATCTGGATCCGGATCGCCGGGTTCTCCATCCAGCCCGGCGAGTTCGCGAAGGTGCTGCTGGCGGTGTTCTTCGCCGCGTACCTGGCGGCCAACCGCACCGCCCTGGCGTACGCGGGACGGACGATCTGGCGTTTCCGGCGGATGCAACTGCCCACCGGGCGCGTCCTCGGACCGATCGTCGCGATCTGGCTGCTGAGTGTCGGCGTGCTGGTCCTGGAGCGGGACCTCGGCACGTCCCTGCTGTTCTTCGGGCTGTTCGTGGTCATGCTCTACGTCGCCACCGGCCGCACCGGCTGGATCGCCGTGGGGCTGCTGCTCGCCTCGCTCGGCGCGGTCGCCGTCGGCCGGCTGGAGCCGCATGTGCACAGCAGGGTCGAGGACTGGCTGCACCCGTTCGCGTCGATCGAGGCCGGTCAGGGCCCCAACCAGCTTGCGCAGTCGCTGTTCTCGTTCGCGGCCGGCGGGGTGCTCGGCACCGGACTCGGGCTCGGCCACTCCATCCTCATCGGGTTCGCCGCGAAGTCGGACTTCATCCTGGCGACGGCCGGTGAGGAACTGGGCCTGGCGGGGCTGACGGCGCTCTTCCTGCTCTACGGCCTGCTGGTGGAGCGCGGCTACCGGGCGGGCCTGTCCCTGCGCGACCCGTTCGGCCGGCTGCTGGCGACCGGCCTCGCCTCGATCGTGGCGCTCCAGGTGTTCGTGATCGCGGGCGGGGTGACCGGGCTGATCCCGCTGACCGGCATGGCGATGCCGTTCCTGGCGCAGGGCGGCTCGTCGGTCGTCACCAACTGGGCGATCGTGGCGCTACTGATCCGGGTGAGCGACTCGGCGCGACGGCCGTACGCACAGCAGTTCGAGAAGTCCGTTCACGAAGCCGTCGCCGTACCGGCCGACAAGAGCCCTCGGAGGTCCGGGTGA